The proteins below come from a single Candidatus Bathyarchaeota archaeon genomic window:
- a CDS encoding FAD synthase yields MGNIVLATGAFDLLHYGHLRFLEESKKTGGKGSKLIVVVARDKTVEERKGKQPVMPENQRRALVEALKPVDKAILGSKDMSIEDVIVKVKPDIITVGYDQDDIQQMVEEAIKNPDFNFKLVKIKKFGPKHLNSSSKIKRKIKSSK; encoded by the coding sequence ATGGGTAATATAGTTCTTGCTACTGGTGCTTTTGACTTACTGCACTATGGGCATCTGAGATTCTTAGAAGAATCTAAAAAAACAGGAGGAAAAGGTTCTAAGCTAATTGTAGTTGTAGCAAGAGATAAGACTGTCGAGGAAAGAAAAGGTAAACAGCCTGTTATGCCAGAAAACCAAAGAAGAGCTTTAGTCGAAGCTTTGAAGCCAGTTGACAAGGCCATTCTTGGAAGCAAGGATATGAGCATAGAAGACGTTATCGTAAAAGTAAAACCGGATATTATAACAGTTGGATATGATCAAGATGACATTCAGCAGATGGTTGAGGAAGCCATTAAAAATCCAGATTTCAATTTCAAATTAGTTAAAATTAAAAAATTTGGTCCAAAACACCTCAATAGCTCTTCAAAGATAAAGAGGAAGATTAAAAGTTCAAAATAG
- a CDS encoding MFS transporter gives TWGKTVFTRYYGLSLEFSDLLAGMLMIGAFIQPLSGYISDIIGKRKLLIIISQASIFVLILLFPKLPSTYYLALALLIGLIASFIIPNIFALSGELLGVKKNALGFGVTNTFLNLGIILGPLSLGYVLDSTDSSYLFFVSMAIFVLLGLIFSSILKS, from the coding sequence CCACATGGGGCAAGACCGTTTTCACCAGATATTATGGTTTATCTTTGGAGTTTTCGGATCTTTTAGCAGGCATGCTTATGATAGGGGCATTTATACAACCATTGTCAGGTTATATCTCAGACATTATTGGTAAAAGAAAGCTCTTAATAATAATCTCTCAAGCTTCTATCTTTGTATTAATCCTCTTATTCCCCAAACTACCTTCAACATATTATCTGGCCCTAGCACTTTTAATAGGTCTCATTGCTTCTTTTATCATTCCAAATATATTCGCTCTTTCTGGAGAACTTCTTGGAGTTAAGAAAAACGCATTGGGATTTGGAGTTACGAATACATTCTTGAACTTAGGTATTATTCTTGGTCCTTTATCATTAGGCTATGTTCTAGATTCAACGGATAGTAGTTATCTCTTTTTCGTTTCAATGGCAATCTTTGTTTTATTGGGGTTAATCTTTAGCTCAATTTTAAAATCATAG
- the dph5 gene encoding diphthine synthase → MASLSFIGLGLNNENGISIQGMDIAKKADIAMIELYTNFMPELDLENLSKLLEKEIKILKRSDLEENSEDVILKYAHQKNIALLVPGDPMVATTHVALRIQAENAGIRTRVIHSASIISAVAGATGLQVYKFGRTVTIPFNSSASLPESLYSFISENEKSGSHTLALLDIDTEKDRYMKIDEAIEKLLQMEKQMKGKIIGQERLAIGLSNIGSEKAIIKATKIKELLKYRFDSPPFSIVLPGKLHFMEKEALITLCNASKEDLEG, encoded by the coding sequence ATGGCAAGTCTATCATTTATTGGACTAGGATTAAACAATGAAAATGGGATTTCAATACAAGGTATGGACATTGCTAAAAAAGCTGATATTGCAATGATTGAACTTTACACCAATTTTATGCCAGAACTTGATCTAGAGAATCTTTCCAAGCTACTCGAAAAAGAGATTAAAATTCTAAAAAGGAGTGATTTAGAAGAGAATTCAGAAGATGTTATACTGAAATATGCTCATCAGAAAAATATAGCATTATTAGTACCCGGTGATCCCATGGTAGCTACAACTCATGTTGCATTAAGAATTCAAGCAGAGAATGCGGGTATAAGGACAAGAGTAATTCATTCAGCATCGATCATCTCTGCAGTTGCAGGCGCAACTGGATTACAAGTATATAAATTTGGAAGAACAGTTACGATTCCATTTAATAGTTCAGCTTCTTTACCCGAATCGCTTTATTCATTTATCAGTGAAAATGAAAAGAGTGGCTCACATACATTAGCCCTTTTAGATATAGACACTGAAAAAGATAGATATATGAAGATTGACGAAGCTATCGAAAAATTATTACAAATGGAAAAACAAATGAAAGGAAAAATAATTGGTCAAGAAAGATTGGCAATAGGTTTATCAAATATAGGATCAGAAAAAGCAATAATTAAGGCTACTAAAATTAAGGAACTTTTAAAATATAGGTTTGATTCTCCCCCTTTCTCCATAGTTCTGCCTGGAAAATTACATTTCATGGAAAAAGAAGCTTTAATTACGCTTTGTAATGCTAGCAAAGAAGATTTGGAGGGCTAA
- a CDS encoding DUF120 domain-containing protein, whose protein sequence is MKENLLFTLYKLAEIGAYPGEIELTTNEIGEKLEFSQQTASRHLIELEDKGLIRRTRRGRKETIKITDDGMDMLRDMYIKLQRILEETKQKVTISGILFSGFGEGAYYISHDGYKKEFFKKLGFEPFPGTLNLRLSGEELNKKKMIETSQLITINGFSNGSRSFGTVKCCKALINDEIDGAIVFALRTHYGDDVVEIISSYNLREKLGLKDGDKVKITILNF, encoded by the coding sequence ATGAAAGAGAATTTACTTTTTACTCTTTATAAATTAGCTGAAATAGGTGCGTATCCAGGCGAGATAGAACTTACTACAAACGAAATTGGAGAGAAATTGGAGTTCTCTCAGCAGACCGCATCCAGACATTTGATTGAATTAGAAGATAAGGGTCTAATAAGAAGGACTAGGCGTGGAAGAAAGGAGACTATAAAAATAACTGATGATGGCATGGATATGCTTAGAGATATGTACATTAAACTACAGAGAATTCTTGAAGAAACTAAACAAAAGGTTACTATATCGGGAATCCTTTTCTCTGGATTCGGTGAAGGAGCGTATTACATTTCTCACGATGGTTACAAAAAGGAATTTTTTAAGAAGTTGGGTTTTGAACCTTTTCCAGGAACATTGAATCTAAGGCTATCTGGAGAAGAATTGAATAAGAAAAAAATGATAGAGACGAGCCAATTAATAACAATTAATGGCTTTAGCAATGGTTCGCGAAGCTTTGGAACAGTCAAGTGTTGTAAGGCTTTAATAAATGATGAAATTGATGGGGCTATTGTATTCGCATTGAGAACGCATTATGGAGACGATGTGGTTGAGATTATCTCGTCCTACAATCTTAGAGAAAAATTAGGATTGAAAGATGGAGATAAAGTAAAGATAACTATTTTGAACTTTTAA